Proteins encoded in a region of the Anopheles aquasalis chromosome 2, idAnoAquaMG_Q_19, whole genome shotgun sequence genome:
- the LOC126569830 gene encoding mitochondrial pyruvate carrier 1: MAAMGRKLLNNLKSKEFREYLMSTHFWGPVANWGIPIAALGDLQKNPKIISGTMTTALCLYSLIFMRFAWKVQPRNMLLFACHVTNFTAQSVQGARFIEYHHLGGKARLEKEQSQQAA, translated from the exons ATGGCAGCGATGGGACGAAAGCTGTTGAACAACCTTAAGAGCAAGGAGTTCCGGGAGTACCTAATGAGCACGCACTTTTGGGGACCGGTGGCCAACTGGGGGATCCCGATCGCCGCTCTTGGAGATCTGCAAAAGAATCCCAAAATCATCTCTGGCACGATGACGACCG CTCTTTGCCTGTACTCGCTCATCTTTATGCGCTTCGCCTGGAAGGTACAGCCGAGGAATATGCTGCTGTTCGCGTGCCATGTGACAAACTTTACCGCCCAAAGTGTTCAGGGGGCACGTTTTATCGAGTATCATCATCTCGGTGGCAAGGCACGGCTGGAGAAAGAGCAGAGTCAGCAGGCAGCCTAA
- the LOC126569802 gene encoding uncharacterized protein LOC126569802 — protein sequence MSLLWRSYGIFAVLCCMSVLAQYEWQPKDAFDEIKIRFDKVNADNCPILPPRDLTLPEDSVSHLPDIKDVNINPVFPNRTALLHLHNMALSRAFFWSYILQSRFIRPAINDTYDPGMMYYFLSTVADVSSSSHVNASSIYFAPNSSFSSSYRGFFNKTFPRFAPRTYREDDFNDPIHLQKISTLNTFYVRDLGAFPPNSALHDYTIKNYHINEWYNLWLPDNVENRHDTKTTYQVEIRYANNTNETFTFHGPPGADENPGPVKFTKPYFDCRRSNKWLVAAVTPIADIYPRHTQFRHIEYPTYTAVSVLEMDFERIDINQCPKGEGNKGPNVFADTARCKKETTECEPIDGWGFRRGGYQCRCKPGFRLPGVVRRPYLGEILERASDEQYYNGFDCMKIGWIQKVPIKWFRLPQYTREHYLDQYYEYKNFTTGPSSLHSEKLNINEVLKFILGVNARSCKNYHPQDLVLTGDFAYEARKQFENEAKMAIRLANFISAFLQISDPNEVYSGKRVADKPLTEDQMMGETLALVLGNTRIWSAATYWERRKFPNRTLFAPYAFKKELNTRKFNLQDMARFNKTGEEYTDKPFFRLLKQRWASNFDSLEKYYLKIRLRHNETGEYAQRYEHFPNFYHAATMDHGHWTTPQYDCQGPVKKWLITYAVPFFGWDSLKAKLEFKGAVAVSMNMLQLDINQCPDNYYEPNAFKNTHKCDVKTSYCVPILGRGYETGGYKCECLQGFEYPYEDLITYYDGQLVEAEFENIVADKESRYDTFKCRLAGAAALQVQLTILSFVVLFGWILLRRNQC from the exons ATGAGTTTGTTGTGGCGCAGCTACGGCATATTTGCCGTGCTTTGCTGCATGAGCGTGCTGGCGCAATACGAGTGGCAACCGAAGGATGCGTTCGACGAAATCAAAATCCGTTTTGATAAGGTGAACGCGGACAACTGTCCGATTCTGCCGCCCCGAGACCTCACGCTCCCGGAGGACAGCGTGTCGCATCTGCCGGACATTAAGGATGTGAACATCAATCCGGTGTTCCCGAATCGGACGGCACTGCTGCACCTGCACAACATGGCCCTCAGCCGCGCCTTCTTCTGGAGCTACATTCTGCAGAGTCGCTTCATCCGGCCCGCTATTAACGACACGTACGATCCGGGCATGATGTACTACTTCCTTTCGACGGTGGCCGATGTGTCGTCCAGCTCGCACGTGAACGCCTCGTCGATCTACTTTGCCCCGAACTCGTCCTTTTCCTCGTCCTATCGTGGGTTCTTCAACAAAACGTTTCCCCGCTTCGCACCGCGCACCTACCGGGAGGATGATTTCAACGATCCGATCCATCTGCAGAAGATCTCGACGCTGAACACGTTCTACGTGCGCGATCTGGGCGCGTTTCCGCCCAACTCCGCCCTACACGATTACACCATCAAGAACTATCACATCAACGAGTGGTACAACCTGTGGCTGCCGGATAACGTGGAAAACCGGCACGATACGAAAACCACGTACCAGGTGGAAATCCGCTacgccaacaacaccaacgaaACGTTCACCTTCCATGGGCCACCGGGAGCGGATGAAAATCCGGGACCGGTCAAGTTCACCAAACCGTACTTTGATTGCCGACGCTCGAACAagtggcttgtggccgccgtTACACCCATTGCCGACATCTATCCGCGCCACACCCAGTTCCGGCACATCGAATATCCGAC ATATACCGCCGTTTCGGTGCTGGAGATGGACTTCGAGAGGATCGACATAAACCAGTGTCCGAAGGGAGAGGGTAACAAAGGACCGAACGTATTTGCCGATACGGCACGGTGCAAGAAGGAAACGACGGAGTGTGAACCGATCGATGGTTGGGGATTTCGAAGAGGCGGTTACCAGTGTCGCTGTAAGCCGGGCTTTCGCTTACCGGGCGTAGTGCGGAGACCGTATCTTGGCGAGATACTGGAGCGTGCCTCCGATGAGCAGTATTACAATGGATTCGATTGCATGAAGATTGGAT GGATCCAAAAGGTACCGATCAAGTGGTTCCGCTTGCCACAATACACCCGGGAACATTATCTCGATCAGTATTACGAGTACAAGAACTTTACCACCGGACCGAGCTCCTTGCACTCGGAGAAGCTCAACATTAACGAGGTGCTCAAGTTCATTCTCGGAGTAAATGCACGTTCGTGCAAGAACTACCATCCACAGGATCTGGTCCTGACCGGTGACTTTGCGTACGAAGCTCGCAAGCAGTttgaaaacgaagcaaaaatggCGATCCGGCTGGCAAATTTCATCAGTGCGTTCCTGCAAATCTCCGACCCGAACGAGGTGTACTCGGGTAAGCGAGTGGCCGATAAGCCGTTGACCGAGGATCAGATGATGGGTGAAAcgttggcgctggtgctgggcaACACACGGATCTGGTCAGCGGCAACGTACTGGGAACGGCGCAAGTTCCCCAATCGCACCCTGTTCGCTCCGTACGCGTTCAAGAAGGAGTTGAACACGCGCAAGTTCAATCTGCAGGATATGGCCCGGTTTAACAAGACGGGCGAGGAGTATACCGACAAACCGTTCTTCCGGTTGCTGAAGCAGCGCTGGGCCTCTAATTTTGATTCGCTCGAAAAGTACTACCTCAAGATCCGGCTGCGGCACAACGAGACGGGCGAGTATGCGCAGCGGTATGAGCACTTCCCGAACTTTTACCACGCCGCCACTATGGACCATGGCCATTGGACGACGCCCCAGTACGATTGTCAGGGTCCGGTGAAGAAATGGCTCATAACGTACGCGGTGCCGTTCTTCGGCTGGGACAGTCTGAAGGCGAAGCTTGAGTTTAA GGGAGCCGTTGCAGTTTCAATGAACATGCTACAGCTGGATATCAACCAGTGTCCGGATAATTATTATGAGCCGAATGCATTCAAAAACACTCATAAATGCGACGTGAAGACTTCATAC TGTGTACCGATACTGGGCCGTGGCTACGAGACGGGCGGTTACAAATGCGAGTGCCTGCAGGGATTCGAATACCCGTACGAAGATCTGATCACCTACTACGATGGGCAGCTGGTCGAGGCCGAGTTCGAGAACATTGTCGCTGATAAGGAATCGCGTTACGATACGTTCAAGTGTCGGCTGGCCGGTGCCGCCGCCCTGCAGGTTCAGCTAACGATTCTCTCCTTCGTCGTCCTGTTTGGCTGGATACTGTTGCGTCGGAATCAGTGTTAA